A section of the Williamwhitmania sp. genome encodes:
- a CDS encoding LytTR family DNA-binding domain-containing protein — protein MKNNVTSWLKKPFPFYANMREKITIPLYIGLSIALILILFNPSRNAEHLHIQSYKILAYVFIAFITAATFNTAVPPLFPALFHVDRWNIGKMIAFTGVKLLAIGAANALFAFYFDNPSENEHFLPFLLQVIYYTVIVAVIPVLLFIFILEKRFYKKHYRLALAADEQVHRMTKEPKSDKQFAHEALTIPLAAIWYLKSEGNYTTFCYEKDGEVKKTLVRILLKEVEQQVASKDLVRCHKSYMVNLKMVSKVEGNARQCCFHLKNHSITIPISRSLSKSLSSEVAQER, from the coding sequence ATGAAGAACAACGTTACTAGCTGGTTAAAAAAGCCCTTCCCCTTCTATGCAAACATGAGGGAGAAGATAACCATTCCGCTCTACATCGGGCTATCCATTGCGCTCATTCTGATACTCTTCAACCCATCGCGAAATGCAGAACATTTGCACATCCAGTCCTACAAAATTCTGGCCTATGTGTTTATTGCTTTCATTACCGCGGCCACGTTCAACACGGCGGTCCCACCCCTTTTTCCAGCGCTTTTCCATGTGGATAGGTGGAACATTGGAAAGATGATTGCCTTTACCGGGGTAAAGCTGCTTGCCATTGGCGCAGCCAACGCACTGTTTGCCTTTTATTTCGACAATCCCTCCGAAAACGAGCACTTCCTCCCATTCCTTTTGCAAGTGATTTACTACACCGTTATTGTTGCAGTAATCCCCGTTCTTCTGTTCATCTTCATACTGGAGAAACGGTTTTACAAGAAGCACTACCGCTTGGCATTGGCTGCCGATGAGCAAGTTCACCGCATGACAAAAGAACCGAAAAGCGACAAACAGTTTGCCCACGAGGCGCTCACCATTCCGCTTGCCGCCATCTGGTATCTGAAATCGGAAGGAAACTACACCACCTTTTGCTACGAAAAGGACGGTGAGGTAAAGAAAACACTTGTTAGAATTTTGCTGAAAGAGGTGGAGCAGCAGGTTGCCTCAAAAGACCTGGTAAGGTGCCACAAGTCCTACATGGTAAATCTAAAAATGGTTAGCAAGGTGGAGGGGAATGCTCGGCAGTGCTGCTTCCATCTAAAGAACCACAGCATCACCATTCCCATATCCCGAAGCCTCTCCAAATCGCTCAGCAGCGAGGTTGCACAAGAACGGTAG